The Chryseobacterium nakagawai genome has a segment encoding these proteins:
- a CDS encoding DUF3945 domain-containing protein, whose product MGEETTTKQEMPEQLSDILLVLDKEKMKIQAVKSIDENGKMETVEPTKKNQNQFMRVDKSGDFFSNFFSNFFSQLKNPTNFTFFKVPAPVAAEKAEELQKHIDKPTPQGEKVLKEHEVKAETQPDKKQENQNNMATAQTTTEASEYRYKPEQIDWDTMKNLGLSKEYLEKRNLLDPLLRGYKTNELLPIGINLGGSILRTDARLSLQQGEDGNVIVAIHGIKREPNLHFEFFGHKFTDEDKKNLLETGNMGRVVNLVNSKTGELMPSIISIDRLTNDVIALRTEFIKIPDEIKGVKLNDEQKQTLMEGKPLYLEGMISTKGTEFSATVQFNADKRYVEFLFDRSNNNQQAQTNQQNAQQNNQQSQSQEAPRTFRGKELDDEQYNKFKAGQTIYVELKDKKDQPYKGYITFDKDTGKTNFEFPGQYKARVEPAETHKTQTAVNSEGKTNEATKNAQEPLKSGQQRPKNEKQQEQQDNKPEKSKGRKM is encoded by the coding sequence ATGGGCGAAGAAACAACAACTAAACAGGAAATGCCCGAACAGCTTTCGGACATATTACTCGTACTGGATAAAGAGAAAATGAAAATCCAGGCAGTAAAAAGTATCGACGAAAACGGGAAAATGGAAACCGTTGAACCCACCAAGAAAAACCAAAACCAGTTTATGCGTGTGGACAAAAGCGGCGATTTCTTTTCCAACTTCTTTTCCAATTTTTTCAGCCAGTTAAAGAACCCTACAAACTTTACTTTCTTCAAAGTGCCTGCTCCGGTTGCTGCTGAAAAAGCAGAGGAGCTGCAAAAGCACATAGATAAGCCCACTCCACAGGGCGAAAAAGTGCTGAAAGAACACGAAGTAAAAGCAGAAACCCAACCCGATAAAAAACAAGAAAATCAAAATAATATGGCAACAGCACAAACAACAACGGAAGCAAGCGAATACCGCTACAAGCCGGAGCAGATTGATTGGGACACGATGAAGAACCTCGGATTAAGCAAAGAGTATCTTGAAAAAAGAAACCTGCTCGACCCTTTGCTAAGAGGTTACAAAACCAATGAGCTTTTACCGATAGGTATTAACCTCGGTGGTTCTATCCTCCGCACGGATGCCCGCCTGTCTTTACAACAAGGGGAAGACGGCAATGTTATCGTGGCAATACACGGTATTAAAAGAGAACCTAACCTACACTTTGAGTTTTTCGGTCATAAGTTTACGGACGAAGACAAGAAAAACCTGCTCGAAACGGGCAATATGGGGCGTGTGGTTAATTTGGTAAATTCCAAAACAGGCGAACTGATGCCCTCCATTATCAGCATTGACAGGCTAACCAATGATGTGATTGCACTGCGCACGGAGTTTATCAAAATTCCCGATGAAATTAAGGGCGTAAAGCTGAATGACGAACAGAAACAAACTTTAATGGAGGGCAAACCACTCTATTTAGAGGGTATGATTTCCACTAAGGGAACAGAGTTTTCGGCAACGGTACAATTCAATGCGGACAAACGATATGTTGAGTTCCTGTTTGACAGAAGCAACAACAATCAGCAAGCGCAAACGAACCAACAGAACGCCCAACAAAACAATCAGCAAAGCCAATCGCAGGAAGCTCCAAGAACTTTCAGGGGCAAAGAACTGGATGATGAGCAGTACAACAAGTTCAAAGCCGGACAAACCATATACGTTGAACTGAAAGACAAAAAAGACCAACCGTATAAGGGTTATATCACGTTCGACAAAGATACCGGAAAGACCAATTTTGAGTTTCCCGGTCAGTACAAAGCACGGGTAGAACCTGCCGAAACTCATAAAACACAAACTGCCGTCAATTCGGAGGGTAAAACCAACGAAGCGACCAAGAACGCCCAAGAGCCTTTGAAGTCCGGGCAGCAAAGACCGAAAAACGAGAAGCAGCAGGAGCAACAGGATAACAAGCCTGAAAAATCCAAAGGCAGAAAAATGTAA
- a CDS encoding type IA DNA topoisomerase: protein MKTIIAEKPSVAREIAGLVGASDKKDGYLTGNGYFVTWAFGHLIGLGMPEDYGISGFDKASLPILPNPFLLTVRKVKKDKGYTADTGALKQLKVIEQLFKQSNSIIVATDAGREGELIFRYIYEYLKCNKPFERLWISSLTEKAIKQGFNNLKDGAAFDGLYQAAQGRSRADWLVGINATQALSIAAGNGIYSLGRVQTPTLALICKRYLDNKNFTVKKYWQIQLTHNKAQVDFKSISATKWDEKQLADDTLKAIQRCATATVTSVETKSVTEQPPLLFDLTGLQKEANKRLKLSAEATLNIAQSLYEKKFITYPRTGSKYIPEDMWAEIPNLVRALQNREDCKQALTKIKWGRFNKRILNDLRVTDHHGLLITDKVPSVLNADENKIYNMIALRLLEAISQACVKEITNVSLQVLHYDFAAKGCKIQEAGWRSIKGSFTDDGEEPVQELPELHKGDELAIKEAAVLEKQIKPPVLYTEAGLLSAMETAGKEIENEEERKALKNIGIGTPATRAAIIETLFTRNYIQRDKRSLVPTEKGLQVYELVKDRKIADVAMTAEWELALQKIENNEANAGTFQKEMETYAKSITDELLQTSIASTNQPKLTCPKCKSKQLIIRDKIVKCPDEACNWVQFRTVCGVQISIENVTSLVNKGKTSLIKGMESKAGKKFDAYIVLNDKAESSFEFEKNKSSKRNGK from the coding sequence ATGAAAACAATCATTGCAGAAAAACCAAGCGTAGCAAGGGAAATAGCCGGACTTGTGGGAGCATCCGATAAAAAGGATGGCTACCTGACAGGTAACGGCTATTTTGTTACGTGGGCATTCGGTCATTTAATAGGACTGGGAATGCCCGAAGATTACGGCATTTCGGGATTTGATAAAGCATCCCTGCCGATATTGCCCAACCCGTTTTTATTGACCGTCCGCAAGGTCAAAAAAGACAAAGGGTACACCGCCGATACTGGCGCATTAAAGCAACTGAAAGTCATTGAGCAGCTTTTTAAGCAAAGCAACAGCATCATCGTTGCTACCGATGCAGGTCGTGAGGGCGAACTCATTTTCAGGTACATTTATGAATACCTGAAATGCAACAAACCTTTTGAACGCCTTTGGATAAGTTCGCTTACCGAAAAGGCAATAAAGCAAGGCTTCAACAACCTAAAAGACGGGGCAGCATTTGACGGACTGTATCAGGCAGCGCAAGGCAGAAGCCGTGCCGACTGGCTTGTAGGCATCAATGCTACACAGGCATTGAGCATTGCCGCAGGCAATGGTATCTATTCCCTTGGAAGAGTGCAAACGCCCACACTGGCTTTGATATGCAAACGTTACCTCGACAATAAGAATTTCACGGTAAAGAAATACTGGCAGATACAATTAACGCACAACAAAGCCCAGGTTGATTTCAAAAGTATTTCCGCAACCAAATGGGACGAAAAGCAACTTGCCGATGATACCCTTAAAGCTATTCAGCGTTGCGCAACGGCAACCGTTACCTCGGTAGAAACCAAAAGCGTTACAGAACAGCCGCCATTGCTTTTTGACCTAACTGGCTTACAAAAGGAAGCCAACAAAAGGCTGAAATTATCTGCTGAAGCAACGCTCAATATTGCACAAAGCCTGTACGAAAAGAAGTTTATCACGTACCCACGTACCGGAAGCAAATATATCCCTGAAGATATGTGGGCTGAAATTCCAAACCTTGTGCGGGCTTTGCAAAACCGTGAGGATTGCAAACAAGCCCTTACCAAAATCAAATGGGGACGGTTCAACAAACGTATCTTGAATGACCTCCGTGTAACGGACCATCACGGTTTGTTGATTACGGATAAAGTACCGTCTGTACTCAATGCAGACGAAAACAAGATTTACAATATGATTGCGCTTCGGTTGCTCGAAGCCATATCACAAGCCTGTGTAAAGGAAATAACCAATGTTTCATTACAGGTATTGCATTACGATTTTGCGGCAAAAGGCTGTAAAATTCAGGAAGCGGGTTGGCGTTCCATAAAAGGAAGTTTTACCGATGACGGCGAAGAGCCAGTGCAGGAACTACCCGAACTGCACAAAGGCGACGAACTTGCCATAAAGGAAGCCGCCGTTTTGGAAAAACAGATCAAGCCGCCAGTGCTTTATACCGAAGCCGGGCTTTTGTCGGCTATGGAAACCGCAGGGAAAGAAATCGAAAACGAGGAAGAGCGCAAAGCCCTCAAAAATATAGGTATCGGAACTCCAGCAACAAGAGCCGCCATTATTGAAACCCTGTTTACCCGTAATTATATCCAAAGGGATAAACGTTCCTTAGTTCCTACCGAAAAAGGATTGCAAGTGTACGAGTTGGTCAAAGACCGGAAAATTGCGGATGTGGCAATGACCGCCGAATGGGAATTGGCATTGCAGAAAATCGAAAATAACGAAGCGAATGCCGGAACATTCCAAAAGGAAATGGAAACCTATGCCAAATCCATTACAGATGAATTACTGCAAACTTCCATCGCAAGCACCAATCAGCCAAAACTGACCTGCCCGAAATGCAAAAGTAAGCAGCTTATTATCCGTGATAAGATTGTAAAATGCCCTGATGAGGCGTGTAACTGGGTGCAGTTCCGCACGGTCTGCGGTGTACAAATCAGTATTGAAAATGTAACAAGCCTTGTCAATAAAGGCAAAACCTCTCTTATCAAAGGAATGGAAAGCAAAGCCGGAAAGAAATTCGATGCTTATATCGTGCTGAACGATAAAGCCGAAAGTTCCTTTGAGTTTGAGAAAAACAAAAGCAGTAAACGAAATGGAAAATAA
- a CDS encoding ORF6N domain-containing protein: MENKPSIVPKEIRSLIYTIRGKQVMLDSDLAALYQVETKNLNKAVKRNIERFPVSFCFQLTEEEVENLRFQFGTSSLSYGGRRYLPYVFTEQGVAMASAILRSDIAVKMSVEIMEAFVEMRRMLISNASLFHRLDNIELKQLEADQKFEEIFKALESDKLHSEKGIFYNGQVFDAYAFVSDIIRSAKSSIILLDNYVDDTVLTLLGKRKTNVTATILTKGISNQLRLDLQRYNSQYPPVAIEVFADAHDRFLIIDHTELYHIGASLKDMGKKWFAFSRMDIEVGRMLQCLTSYQNL, translated from the coding sequence ATGGAAAATAAACCGTCAATCGTACCTAAAGAAATCAGGAGCCTGATTTATACCATCCGGGGCAAACAGGTAATGTTGGATAGCGACCTCGCTGCTTTATATCAGGTAGAAACAAAGAACCTGAACAAAGCCGTTAAAAGAAATATTGAGCGATTTCCCGTATCATTCTGCTTTCAACTGACCGAAGAGGAAGTTGAAAACTTGAGGTTCCAATTTGGAACCTCAAGTTTAAGCTACGGCGGCAGACGTTATTTGCCTTATGTTTTTACCGAACAAGGGGTTGCAATGGCATCTGCCATACTCCGTTCAGATATAGCTGTTAAAATGAGTGTTGAAATAATGGAAGCCTTTGTCGAAATGCGGCGTATGCTCATTAGCAATGCTTCTTTGTTTCATCGTTTGGATAACATCGAATTAAAGCAACTGGAAGCCGACCAAAAATTTGAAGAAATTTTTAAGGCTTTGGAAAGCGATAAGCTGCACAGCGAAAAAGGTATTTTCTACAACGGGCAGGTATTTGATGCCTATGCCTTTGTTTCCGATATTATCCGAAGTGCCAAAAGTTCTATTATCCTGCTTGATAATTATGTGGATGATACGGTGCTTACCTTACTGGGTAAGCGTAAGACTAATGTAACCGCTACAATCCTTACCAAAGGCATCAGCAATCAGCTACGGTTAGATTTACAACGCTACAATAGCCAATATCCTCCGGTAGCTATTGAGGTTTTCGCAGATGCCCACGACCGTTTTTTGATAATTGACCATACGGAACTCTACCATATAGGGGCATCACTCAAAGACATGGGCAAAAAATGGTTTGCTTTTTCAAGAATGGATATTGAAGTCGGCAGGATGCTTCAGTGCCTTACTTCATACCAAAACCTCTGA
- the chrA gene encoding chromate efflux transporter → MKNEVSQKEIAKLFLKLGFIGFGGPAAHIAMMRVEVVIKRKWMKEQHFLDLLGATNLIPGPNSTEMAIHIGYDKGGWKGLLTAGLCFILPAVLVTGVFALLYHKYGQLPEIQPFIYGIKPAIIAVIIGAVYPLAKKSVKSLFLSFIGVTVLIASLMGINEIYLMFGAGLLALVQYAVQRKKADTLPSVMPIGILQITAFTFLSVTNAKLFWTFLKIGSILYGSGYVLFAFLDTELVTTGLLTRQQLMDAIAVGQFTPGPVFSSVTFIGFQINGLSGAIISTIAIFLPSFVFVALLNPLIRKLRNSKGLSTFLDAVNVASVSIIAAVCFIMGKDTITDWQTITIALVSGIIVFKFKKINSAFIVLGGALLGFLLFQF, encoded by the coding sequence ATGAAAAATGAAGTTAGCCAGAAGGAAATTGCTAAACTGTTTCTCAAATTGGGCTTTATAGGTTTTGGAGGTCCGGCAGCCCATATTGCCATGATGCGGGTTGAAGTGGTAATAAAACGAAAATGGATGAAGGAACAGCATTTTTTGGACTTACTTGGAGCAACTAATCTTATTCCGGGTCCTAACAGTACAGAAATGGCTATTCATATCGGTTATGACAAAGGTGGCTGGAAAGGATTACTAACGGCAGGTTTATGTTTTATTTTACCCGCTGTTTTAGTTACAGGAGTATTTGCTTTGCTATATCACAAGTATGGACAATTACCCGAAATACAACCATTTATCTACGGCATCAAACCTGCCATCATTGCTGTTATCATTGGAGCTGTTTACCCTTTGGCAAAAAAGTCTGTGAAGTCATTGTTTTTGAGTTTCATTGGTGTTACTGTATTGATAGCTTCTTTGATGGGTATCAATGAGATTTATTTAATGTTCGGAGCAGGGTTGCTCGCTCTTGTACAGTACGCTGTTCAGCGCAAAAAAGCTGATACTTTACCAAGCGTTATGCCGATTGGCATTCTTCAAATCACAGCGTTTACATTTTTGTCTGTTACCAATGCCAAATTATTTTGGACTTTCCTTAAAATTGGTTCCATACTTTATGGCAGCGGATATGTTTTATTTGCCTTTTTAGATACGGAACTGGTAACGACAGGTTTACTCACAAGGCAGCAGCTAATGGATGCTATTGCGGTAGGTCAGTTCACACCAGGCCCTGTTTTTTCATCGGTAACATTTATTGGATTTCAGATAAATGGGCTTTCAGGAGCAATTATCTCAACCATTGCCATTTTCCTTCCCTCATTTGTTTTTGTAGCACTTCTTAACCCATTAATCAGGAAATTACGAAATTCTAAAGGGCTATCCACTTTTTTAGATGCAGTAAATGTCGCATCGGTTTCTATTATAGCAGCAGTATGTTTTATAATGGGCAAAGATACCATTACCGATTGGCAAACAATTACCATAGCACTGGTTAGTGGCATTATCGTTTTCAAATTCAAAAAAATCAATAGCGCATTCATTGTTTTAGGAGGTGCATTATTAGGTTTCTTATTATTTCAATTTTAA